A region of Diospyros lotus cultivar Yz01 chromosome 3, ASM1463336v1, whole genome shotgun sequence DNA encodes the following proteins:
- the LOC127796225 gene encoding meiosis-specific protein ASY3 isoform X4, with product METDRLRNSQDGPRNDSRSFGSNCHPYSQSRKMSIGVIVDSSMKTRPKTTKADEAGVPIAEEVFIKANSIDVGNNAGGNDATIIGKQAEAPEHGTSPWVSTRSFHQRSPTSDTIRFAKLTMNLPTDGSMPNTSNGVNAAARKYSLQSFGNQMAVLQSGDDNQKNFDRFSLRSGGKDEIKEREDKCLPSTVQETLVPKKEEVVGKTTATVPDDRREALRMKLWDILGSVSSPNKKISQAPQLGLKDLNLEHNHSKESKLVVKLRQNSDTIETDSESLDHSLRRPVTRSLTRKRSSNKLQRNKIGNVPSSTYTLKHPDKNIFSFEEGFSKRSVPNPKSRRKKSERKVFKIEAHRMYVPCTDCGDEIEKTTDTSKKTMPARRQLSLVNRMGSFHNFPAENSNEFVNPDNQIKKKDPLLLPATKMTDPPDKVKNSSFRENWGKQDDLANSPLKNTVDSDLGIQSPTFEIRTPSKSHSPSFPATMNGKNLNDQSPGHCSFNSLLTAKLDCCRTNMGMESFDNAEEDSPFMRSEPEMERKDAENSLSNLSSEERDSKSSKEDSPIIEGYKGRRTEVLSPEIGDAGEPKIFIDRTIRLWRQEDIKFTEFSPIPASPKGTEDNNDLQEPSCQNQDDEMAKAITLIALALQRIKSKIKSVTIKKSAEVLTSAAEGIYLQLQSTESQIQSDVGKLTGVSKSKRKRLEAEFEAQQEQLKLLHSKFKTEINQLLQEYRHTVEGLEAQRIELKGSVEKQKASQKKLLKQAEEAIDTQLTDAEKRITAVHKASSFFLLFELEYVLVC from the exons ATGGAGACTGATCGATTAAGGAACTCACAAGAT GGTCCCCGTAATGATTCTCGAAGTTTTGGCAGCAACTGTCATCCGTATAGCCAATCCAGGAAAATGTCGATAGGAGTCATCGTAGATTCCTCAATGAAAACACGACCCAAAACTACGAAGGCAGATGAGGCTGGAGTACCAATTGCAGAAGAGGTCTTTATCAAGGCAAACTCCATTGATGTGGGAAATAATGCGGGAGGGAACGATGCTACTATTATTGGAAAACAGGCTGAGGCTCCAGAGCATGGGACATCCCCATGGGTCTCTACAAGATCCTTCCACCAGAGAAGCCCAACTTCAGATACCATTCGTTTTGCAAAACTAACCATGAACTTGCCAACTGATGGCAGCATGCCCAATACATCTAATGGAGTAAATGCAGCAGCAAGAAAATATTCTCTTCAGTCTTTTGGAAACCAAATGGCAGTTTTACAGTCTGGTGATGACAATCAAAAGAATTTTGATCGGTTCTCATTGAGAAGTGGAGGCAAGGATGAAATCAAAGAGAGGGAGGACAAATGTTTGCCTTCAACTGTGCAGGAAACACTTGTGCCCAAAAAAGAAGAGGTGGTAGGTAAAACAACTGCAACTGTACCAGATGACAGGAGGGAAGCTTTGAGAATGAAACTTTGGGATATACTGGGGTCGGTTTCTTCGCCAAACAAGAAAATTTCTCAGGCTCCTCAGTTAGGCTTAAAAGACTTAAACCTGGAGCACAACCACAGTAAAGAAAGTAAACTTGTCGTCAAGCTGCGGCAGAATTCTGACACCATAGAGACTGATTCCGAAAGTCTTGATCATTCTCTTAGACGACCAGTTACTCGTTCTTTGACCAGGAAAAGATCCTCAAATAAATTGCAGAGAAATAAAATTGGGAATGTACCATCTTCTACTTACACATTGAAGCACCCAGATAAgaatattttctcttttgaagAAGGATTTTCTAAAAGATCAGTTCCTAATCCAAAGTCCCGTAGAAAGAAAAGTGAGAGAAAGGTTTTCAAAATTGAGGCACATAGGATGTACGTTCCTTGTACGGACTGTGGAGATGAGATTGAGAAGACAACTGATACAAGTAAAAAGACCATGCCAGCTAGGAGGCAATTGTCACTTGTCAATAGAATGGGAAGTTTTCATAATTTCCCTGCTGAGAACAGCAATGAGTTTGTTAATCCAGATaatcaaatcaagaaaaaagatCCCCTTCTCTTACCAGCAACAAAAATGACAGATCCACCGGATAAGGTTAAGAATTCATCATTCCGAGAAAATTGGGGCAAGCAAGATGATTTGGCTAATTCACCTCTAAAGAACACTGTGGACTCAGACTTGGGCATCCAGAGCCCAACATTTGAGATTAGAACACCTTCCAAAAGCCATTCTCCTAGCTTCCCAGCAACAATGAATGGCAAAAATCTGAATGATCAAAGTCCTGGACATTGTAGCTTCAATAGCTTGTTAACCGCAAAACTAGATTGTTGTAGGACAAATATGGGGATGGAATCTTTT GATAATGCAGAAGAAGATTCTCCTTTCATGAGATCAGAGCCtgaaatggaaaggaaagatgCAGAAAACAGTCTGTCTAATTTGTCTTCAGAAGAAAGGGATTCCAAGAGCTCTAAAGAAGATTCACCTATTATTGAAGGTTATAAAG GCAGGAGAACAGAAGTGCTGTCTCCAGAAATTGGTGATGCTGGGGAGCCAAAAATTTTCATTGATAGGACTATAAGGCTTTGGAGACAAGAAGATATCAAGTTCACTGAGTTCAGTCCCATCCCAGCCTCCCCAAAAG GGACTGAGGACAATAATGATCTCCAGGAACCTTCGTGCCAGAATCAAGACGATGAAATGGCCaa AGCCATCACTCTAATTGCTTTGGCTTTACAACGAATTAAAAGCAAAATCAAGTCAGTGACTATAAAGAAATCTGCCGAAGTTCTAACATCTGCTGCTGAGGGAATATATTTGCAGCTTCAGAGTACTGAATCTCAGATTCAAAGTGATGT GGGGAAGCTAACAGGGGTTAGCAAATCAAAAAGAAAACGTTTAGAAGCTGAATTTGAAG CGCAACAAGAACAACTGAAACTCTTACATTCAAAGTTCAAAACAGAAATTAATCAACTGCTCCAGGAATACAGGCACACAGTTGAAGGGCTGGAAGCACAGAGGATAGAGCTTAAAGGATCTGTAGAGAAGCAAA
- the LOC127797204 gene encoding uncharacterized protein LOC127797204, with the protein MENQLLLLPLMLIINMPLILLVSSSSVTSKIKHCGGVLSAVGDPGMKRDALRVAIEAWNFCNEVGKEAPRMGSPRAADCFDLSKALHCKGAGNFSLKHKVSEEDNKLGVGMPFPGISPEALNDPDLYAVEKELYLGSLCQVAGRPKPWQFWMIMLKNGNYDTRSGLCPENGKKVPPFPPGRFPCFGKGCMNQPLLFHQPTSLSSDGTMRGGFNGTYDLASGIKCGIHNISYFEVVWHKKVGAGSWAFSHKLKTSKLYPWLMLYLRADATKGFSGGYHYDTRGMLKILPESPNFKVRMTLDVKQGGGPKSQFYLIDIGSCWKNNGKPCDGNVLTDVTRYSEMIINPETPATCSPSVLGKCPPFHITPNNTKIYRNDTANFPYAAYHYYCAPGNAKYLEEPYRICDPYSNPQAQELVQLLPHPIWAEYGYPTKKGDGWVGDARTWELDVGGLSSRLYFYQDPGTKPAKRRWTSLDVGTEIYVSNKVEEAEWVLSDFDVILTPPTT; encoded by the exons ATGGAAAACCaattgcttcttcttcctttgatGCTAATAATTAATATGCCACTCATATTGTTAGTTTCATCGTCTTCTGTGACTTCGAAGATTAAACACTGTGGTGGCGTGTTGTCGGCGGTGGGAGACCCAGGGATGAAAAGAGACGCACTGAGAGTTGCCATCGAAGCTTGGAATTTTTGCAATGAAGTTGGCAAAGAAGCTCCCCGCATGGGTAGCCCCAGAGCCGCCGATTGTTTTGATCTCTCCA AAGCATTGCATTGTAAAGGGGCTGggaatttttctctcaaacacAAAGTGTCGGAAGAAGATAACAAGCTTGGAGTAGGAATGCCCTTCCCTGGAATAAGTCCAGAAGCCCTAAATGATCCAGACCTTTATGCGGTGGAGAAGGAGCTGTACCTGGGTTCTTTATGCCAAGTTGCAGGCAGACCCAAACCATGGCAATTTTGGATGATTATGTTGAAAAATGGTAACTACGATACAAGGTCTGGGTTGTGTCCCGAAAATGGGAAAAAGGTACCTCCATTCCCTCCTGGAAGATTCCCTTGTTTTGGAAAGGGGTGTATGAATCAACCCCTATTGTTTCATCAACCCACAAGCTTATCCAGTGATGGTACAATGAGAGGTGGTTTTAACGGTACCTATGATTTGGCTTCTGGCATTAAATGTGGGATCCACAACATTTCTTACTTTGAGGTGGTTTGGCACAAGAAAGTTGGTGCGGGCAGTTGGGCTTTTAGTCATAAACTCAAGACCTCAAAATTGTACCCGTGGCTGATGTTGTACCTTAGAGCTGATGCGACCAAGGGTTTCTCTGGAGGCTACCACTATGACACCAGAGGAATGCTCAAAATT CTTCCCGAGTCACCTAATTTCAAGGTCAGAATGACTTTAGATGTGAAGCAAGGAGGTGGACCTAAGAGCCAGTTCTACCTAATAGATATTGGTAGCTGCTGGAAGAACAATGGTAAACCCTGTGATGGAAATGTGCTCACTGATGTAACCAGGTACAGTGAGATGATCATCAACCCTGAAACTCCAGCTACGTGCAGCCCTTCGGTTCTGGGCAAGTGTCCGCCATTCCACATTACGCCCAACAACACAAAAATTTACAGGAACGATACTGCAAATTTCCCTTACGCTGCTTATCACTATTACTGTGCTCCCGGGAATGCCAAATACTTGGAGGAACCATACAGAATTTGTGATCCTTACAGCAATCCTCAGGCACAGGAGCTGGTTCAGTTGTTGCCTCATCCAATATGGGCCGAATATGGGTATCCCACGAAAAAGGGAGACGGTTGGGTTGGGGATGCTAGAACTTGGGAGCTTGATGTTGGCGGCCTTTCTAGTAGACTCTACTTCTATCAG gATCCAGGGACCAAACCCGCAAAAAGAAGATGGACATCGCTAGATGTGGGAACTGAGATATATGTTAGTAACAAAGTTGAGGAGGCTGAATGGGTGCTGAGTGATTTCGACGTTATTCTGACTCCACCAACCacataa
- the LOC127796225 gene encoding meiosis-specific protein ASY3 isoform X1, which yields METDRLRNSQDGPRNDSRSFGSNCHPYSQSRKMSIGVIVDSSMKTRPKTTKADEAGVPIAEEVFIKANSIDVGNNAGGNDATIIGKQAEAPEHGTSPWVSTRSFHQRSPTSDTIRFAKLTMNLPTDGSMPNTSNGVNAAARKYSLQSFGNQMAVLQSGDDNQKNFDRFSLRSGGKDEIKEREDKCLPSTVQETLVPKKEEVVGKTTATVPDDRREALRMKLWDILGSVSSPNKKISQAPQLGLKDLNLEHNHSKESKLVVKLRQNSDTIETDSESLDHSLRRPVTRSLTRKRSSNKLQRNKIGNVPSSTYTLKHPDKNIFSFEEGFSKRSVPNPKSRRKKSERKVFKIEAHRMYVPCTDCGDEIEKTTDTSKKTMPARRQLSLVNRMGSFHNFPAENSNEFVNPDNQIKKKDPLLLPATKMTDPPDKVKNSSFRENWGKQDDLANSPLKNTVDSDLGIQSPTFEIRTPSKSHSPSFPATMNGKNLNDQSPGHCSFNSLLTAKLDCCRTNMGMESFDNAEEDSPFMRSEPEMERKDAENSLSNLSSEERDSKSSKEDSPIIEGYKGRRTEVLSPEIGDAGEPKIFIDRTIRLWRQEDIKFTEFSPIPASPKGTPPLNSIWTEDNNDLQEPSCQNQDDEMAKAITLIALALQRIKSKIKSVTIKKSAEVLTSAAEGIYLQLQSTESQIQSDVGKLTGVSKSKRKRLEAEFEAQQEQLKLLHSKFKTEINQLLQEYRHTVEGLEAQRIELKGSVEKQKASQKKLLKQAEEAIDTQLTDAEKRITAVHKASSFFLLFELEYVLVC from the exons ATGGAGACTGATCGATTAAGGAACTCACAAGAT GGTCCCCGTAATGATTCTCGAAGTTTTGGCAGCAACTGTCATCCGTATAGCCAATCCAGGAAAATGTCGATAGGAGTCATCGTAGATTCCTCAATGAAAACACGACCCAAAACTACGAAGGCAGATGAGGCTGGAGTACCAATTGCAGAAGAGGTCTTTATCAAGGCAAACTCCATTGATGTGGGAAATAATGCGGGAGGGAACGATGCTACTATTATTGGAAAACAGGCTGAGGCTCCAGAGCATGGGACATCCCCATGGGTCTCTACAAGATCCTTCCACCAGAGAAGCCCAACTTCAGATACCATTCGTTTTGCAAAACTAACCATGAACTTGCCAACTGATGGCAGCATGCCCAATACATCTAATGGAGTAAATGCAGCAGCAAGAAAATATTCTCTTCAGTCTTTTGGAAACCAAATGGCAGTTTTACAGTCTGGTGATGACAATCAAAAGAATTTTGATCGGTTCTCATTGAGAAGTGGAGGCAAGGATGAAATCAAAGAGAGGGAGGACAAATGTTTGCCTTCAACTGTGCAGGAAACACTTGTGCCCAAAAAAGAAGAGGTGGTAGGTAAAACAACTGCAACTGTACCAGATGACAGGAGGGAAGCTTTGAGAATGAAACTTTGGGATATACTGGGGTCGGTTTCTTCGCCAAACAAGAAAATTTCTCAGGCTCCTCAGTTAGGCTTAAAAGACTTAAACCTGGAGCACAACCACAGTAAAGAAAGTAAACTTGTCGTCAAGCTGCGGCAGAATTCTGACACCATAGAGACTGATTCCGAAAGTCTTGATCATTCTCTTAGACGACCAGTTACTCGTTCTTTGACCAGGAAAAGATCCTCAAATAAATTGCAGAGAAATAAAATTGGGAATGTACCATCTTCTACTTACACATTGAAGCACCCAGATAAgaatattttctcttttgaagAAGGATTTTCTAAAAGATCAGTTCCTAATCCAAAGTCCCGTAGAAAGAAAAGTGAGAGAAAGGTTTTCAAAATTGAGGCACATAGGATGTACGTTCCTTGTACGGACTGTGGAGATGAGATTGAGAAGACAACTGATACAAGTAAAAAGACCATGCCAGCTAGGAGGCAATTGTCACTTGTCAATAGAATGGGAAGTTTTCATAATTTCCCTGCTGAGAACAGCAATGAGTTTGTTAATCCAGATaatcaaatcaagaaaaaagatCCCCTTCTCTTACCAGCAACAAAAATGACAGATCCACCGGATAAGGTTAAGAATTCATCATTCCGAGAAAATTGGGGCAAGCAAGATGATTTGGCTAATTCACCTCTAAAGAACACTGTGGACTCAGACTTGGGCATCCAGAGCCCAACATTTGAGATTAGAACACCTTCCAAAAGCCATTCTCCTAGCTTCCCAGCAACAATGAATGGCAAAAATCTGAATGATCAAAGTCCTGGACATTGTAGCTTCAATAGCTTGTTAACCGCAAAACTAGATTGTTGTAGGACAAATATGGGGATGGAATCTTTT GATAATGCAGAAGAAGATTCTCCTTTCATGAGATCAGAGCCtgaaatggaaaggaaagatgCAGAAAACAGTCTGTCTAATTTGTCTTCAGAAGAAAGGGATTCCAAGAGCTCTAAAGAAGATTCACCTATTATTGAAGGTTATAAAG GCAGGAGAACAGAAGTGCTGTCTCCAGAAATTGGTGATGCTGGGGAGCCAAAAATTTTCATTGATAGGACTATAAGGCTTTGGAGACAAGAAGATATCAAGTTCACTGAGTTCAGTCCCATCCCAGCCTCCCCAAAAGGCACTCCTCCACTAAATTCTATAT GGACTGAGGACAATAATGATCTCCAGGAACCTTCGTGCCAGAATCAAGACGATGAAATGGCCaa AGCCATCACTCTAATTGCTTTGGCTTTACAACGAATTAAAAGCAAAATCAAGTCAGTGACTATAAAGAAATCTGCCGAAGTTCTAACATCTGCTGCTGAGGGAATATATTTGCAGCTTCAGAGTACTGAATCTCAGATTCAAAGTGATGT GGGGAAGCTAACAGGGGTTAGCAAATCAAAAAGAAAACGTTTAGAAGCTGAATTTGAAG CGCAACAAGAACAACTGAAACTCTTACATTCAAAGTTCAAAACAGAAATTAATCAACTGCTCCAGGAATACAGGCACACAGTTGAAGGGCTGGAAGCACAGAGGATAGAGCTTAAAGGATCTGTAGAGAAGCAAA
- the LOC127796225 gene encoding meiosis-specific protein ASY3 isoform X3, giving the protein METDRLRNSQDGPRNDSRSFGSNCHPYSQSRKMSIGVIVDSSMKTRPKTTKADEAGVPIAEEVFIKANSIDVGNNAGGNDATIIGKQAEAPEHGTSPWVSTRSFHQRSPTSDTIRFAKLTMNLPTDGSMPNTSNGVNAAARKYSLQSFGNQMAVLQSGDDNQKNFDRFSLRSGGKDEIKEREDKCLPSTVQETLVPKKEEVVGKTTATVPDDRREALRMKLWDILGSVSSPNKKISQAPQLGLKDLNLEHNHSKESKLVVKLRQNSDTIETDSESLDHSLRRPVTRSLTRKRSSNKLQRNKIGNVPSSTYTLKHPDKNIFSFEEGFSKRSVPNPKSRRKKSERKVFKIEAHRMYVPCTDCGDEIEKTTDTSKKTMPARRQLSLVNRMGSFHNFPAENSNEFVNPDNQIKKKDPLLLPATKMTDPPDKVKNSSFRENWGKQDDLANSPLKNTVDSDLGIQSPTFEIRTPSKSHSPSFPATMNGKNLNDQSPGHCSFNSLLTAKLDCCRTNMGMESFDNAEEDSPFMRSEPEMERKDAENSLSNLSSEERDSKSSKEDSPIIEGRRTEVLSPEIGDAGEPKIFIDRTIRLWRQEDIKFTEFSPIPASPKGTPPLNSIWTEDNNDLQEPSCQNQDDEMAKAITLIALALQRIKSKIKSVTIKKSAEVLTSAAEGIYLQLQSTESQIQSDVGKLTGVSKSKRKRLEAEFEAQQEQLKLLHSKFKTEINQLLQEYRHTVEGLEAQRIELKGSVEKQKASQKKLLKQAEEAIDTQLTDAEKRITAVHKASSFFLLFELEYVLVC; this is encoded by the exons ATGGAGACTGATCGATTAAGGAACTCACAAGAT GGTCCCCGTAATGATTCTCGAAGTTTTGGCAGCAACTGTCATCCGTATAGCCAATCCAGGAAAATGTCGATAGGAGTCATCGTAGATTCCTCAATGAAAACACGACCCAAAACTACGAAGGCAGATGAGGCTGGAGTACCAATTGCAGAAGAGGTCTTTATCAAGGCAAACTCCATTGATGTGGGAAATAATGCGGGAGGGAACGATGCTACTATTATTGGAAAACAGGCTGAGGCTCCAGAGCATGGGACATCCCCATGGGTCTCTACAAGATCCTTCCACCAGAGAAGCCCAACTTCAGATACCATTCGTTTTGCAAAACTAACCATGAACTTGCCAACTGATGGCAGCATGCCCAATACATCTAATGGAGTAAATGCAGCAGCAAGAAAATATTCTCTTCAGTCTTTTGGAAACCAAATGGCAGTTTTACAGTCTGGTGATGACAATCAAAAGAATTTTGATCGGTTCTCATTGAGAAGTGGAGGCAAGGATGAAATCAAAGAGAGGGAGGACAAATGTTTGCCTTCAACTGTGCAGGAAACACTTGTGCCCAAAAAAGAAGAGGTGGTAGGTAAAACAACTGCAACTGTACCAGATGACAGGAGGGAAGCTTTGAGAATGAAACTTTGGGATATACTGGGGTCGGTTTCTTCGCCAAACAAGAAAATTTCTCAGGCTCCTCAGTTAGGCTTAAAAGACTTAAACCTGGAGCACAACCACAGTAAAGAAAGTAAACTTGTCGTCAAGCTGCGGCAGAATTCTGACACCATAGAGACTGATTCCGAAAGTCTTGATCATTCTCTTAGACGACCAGTTACTCGTTCTTTGACCAGGAAAAGATCCTCAAATAAATTGCAGAGAAATAAAATTGGGAATGTACCATCTTCTACTTACACATTGAAGCACCCAGATAAgaatattttctcttttgaagAAGGATTTTCTAAAAGATCAGTTCCTAATCCAAAGTCCCGTAGAAAGAAAAGTGAGAGAAAGGTTTTCAAAATTGAGGCACATAGGATGTACGTTCCTTGTACGGACTGTGGAGATGAGATTGAGAAGACAACTGATACAAGTAAAAAGACCATGCCAGCTAGGAGGCAATTGTCACTTGTCAATAGAATGGGAAGTTTTCATAATTTCCCTGCTGAGAACAGCAATGAGTTTGTTAATCCAGATaatcaaatcaagaaaaaagatCCCCTTCTCTTACCAGCAACAAAAATGACAGATCCACCGGATAAGGTTAAGAATTCATCATTCCGAGAAAATTGGGGCAAGCAAGATGATTTGGCTAATTCACCTCTAAAGAACACTGTGGACTCAGACTTGGGCATCCAGAGCCCAACATTTGAGATTAGAACACCTTCCAAAAGCCATTCTCCTAGCTTCCCAGCAACAATGAATGGCAAAAATCTGAATGATCAAAGTCCTGGACATTGTAGCTTCAATAGCTTGTTAACCGCAAAACTAGATTGTTGTAGGACAAATATGGGGATGGAATCTTTT GATAATGCAGAAGAAGATTCTCCTTTCATGAGATCAGAGCCtgaaatggaaaggaaagatgCAGAAAACAGTCTGTCTAATTTGTCTTCAGAAGAAAGGGATTCCAAGAGCTCTAAAGAAGATTCACCTATTATTGAAG GCAGGAGAACAGAAGTGCTGTCTCCAGAAATTGGTGATGCTGGGGAGCCAAAAATTTTCATTGATAGGACTATAAGGCTTTGGAGACAAGAAGATATCAAGTTCACTGAGTTCAGTCCCATCCCAGCCTCCCCAAAAGGCACTCCTCCACTAAATTCTATAT GGACTGAGGACAATAATGATCTCCAGGAACCTTCGTGCCAGAATCAAGACGATGAAATGGCCaa AGCCATCACTCTAATTGCTTTGGCTTTACAACGAATTAAAAGCAAAATCAAGTCAGTGACTATAAAGAAATCTGCCGAAGTTCTAACATCTGCTGCTGAGGGAATATATTTGCAGCTTCAGAGTACTGAATCTCAGATTCAAAGTGATGT GGGGAAGCTAACAGGGGTTAGCAAATCAAAAAGAAAACGTTTAGAAGCTGAATTTGAAG CGCAACAAGAACAACTGAAACTCTTACATTCAAAGTTCAAAACAGAAATTAATCAACTGCTCCAGGAATACAGGCACACAGTTGAAGGGCTGGAAGCACAGAGGATAGAGCTTAAAGGATCTGTAGAGAAGCAAA
- the LOC127796225 gene encoding meiosis-specific protein ASY3 isoform X2: METDRLRNSQDGPRNDSRSFGSNCHPYSQSRKMSIGVIVDSSMKTRPKTTKADEAGVPIAEEVFIKANSIDVGNNAGGNDATIIGKQAEAPEHGTSPWVSTRSFHQRSPTSDTIRFAKLTMNLPTDGSMPNTSNGVNAAARKYSLQSFGNQMAVLQSGDDNQKNFDRFSLRSGGKDEIKEREDKCLPSTVQETLVPKKEEVVGKTTATVPDDRREALRMKLWDILGSVSSPNKKISQAPQLGLKDLNLEHNHSKESKLVVKLRQNSDTIETDSESLDHSLRRPVTRSLTRKRSSNKLQRNKIGNVPSSTYTLKHPDKNIFSFEEGFSKRSVPNPKSRRKKSERKVFKIEAHRMYVPCTDCGDEIEKTTDTSKKTMPARRQLSLVNRMGSFHNFPAENSNEFVNPDNQIKKKDPLLLPATKMTDPPDKVKNSSFRENWGKQDDLANSPLKNTVDSDLGIQSPTFEIRTPSKSHSPSFPATMNGKNLNDQSPGHCSFNSLLTAKLDCCRTNMGMESFDNAEEDSPFMRSEPEMERKDAENSLSNLSSEERDSKSSKEDSPIIEGYKGRRTEVLSPEIGDAGEPKIFIDRTIRLWRQEDIKFTEFSPIPASPKGTPPLNSIWTEDNNDLQEPSCQNQDDEMAKAITLIALALQRIKSKIKSVTIKKSAEVLTSAAEGIYLQLQSTESQIQSDVGKLTGVSKSKRKRLEAEFEAQQEQLKLLHSKFKTEINQLLQEYRHTVEGLEAQRIELKGSVEKQTSQKKLLKQAEEAIDTQLTDAEKRITAVHKASSFFLLFELEYVLVC; this comes from the exons ATGGAGACTGATCGATTAAGGAACTCACAAGAT GGTCCCCGTAATGATTCTCGAAGTTTTGGCAGCAACTGTCATCCGTATAGCCAATCCAGGAAAATGTCGATAGGAGTCATCGTAGATTCCTCAATGAAAACACGACCCAAAACTACGAAGGCAGATGAGGCTGGAGTACCAATTGCAGAAGAGGTCTTTATCAAGGCAAACTCCATTGATGTGGGAAATAATGCGGGAGGGAACGATGCTACTATTATTGGAAAACAGGCTGAGGCTCCAGAGCATGGGACATCCCCATGGGTCTCTACAAGATCCTTCCACCAGAGAAGCCCAACTTCAGATACCATTCGTTTTGCAAAACTAACCATGAACTTGCCAACTGATGGCAGCATGCCCAATACATCTAATGGAGTAAATGCAGCAGCAAGAAAATATTCTCTTCAGTCTTTTGGAAACCAAATGGCAGTTTTACAGTCTGGTGATGACAATCAAAAGAATTTTGATCGGTTCTCATTGAGAAGTGGAGGCAAGGATGAAATCAAAGAGAGGGAGGACAAATGTTTGCCTTCAACTGTGCAGGAAACACTTGTGCCCAAAAAAGAAGAGGTGGTAGGTAAAACAACTGCAACTGTACCAGATGACAGGAGGGAAGCTTTGAGAATGAAACTTTGGGATATACTGGGGTCGGTTTCTTCGCCAAACAAGAAAATTTCTCAGGCTCCTCAGTTAGGCTTAAAAGACTTAAACCTGGAGCACAACCACAGTAAAGAAAGTAAACTTGTCGTCAAGCTGCGGCAGAATTCTGACACCATAGAGACTGATTCCGAAAGTCTTGATCATTCTCTTAGACGACCAGTTACTCGTTCTTTGACCAGGAAAAGATCCTCAAATAAATTGCAGAGAAATAAAATTGGGAATGTACCATCTTCTACTTACACATTGAAGCACCCAGATAAgaatattttctcttttgaagAAGGATTTTCTAAAAGATCAGTTCCTAATCCAAAGTCCCGTAGAAAGAAAAGTGAGAGAAAGGTTTTCAAAATTGAGGCACATAGGATGTACGTTCCTTGTACGGACTGTGGAGATGAGATTGAGAAGACAACTGATACAAGTAAAAAGACCATGCCAGCTAGGAGGCAATTGTCACTTGTCAATAGAATGGGAAGTTTTCATAATTTCCCTGCTGAGAACAGCAATGAGTTTGTTAATCCAGATaatcaaatcaagaaaaaagatCCCCTTCTCTTACCAGCAACAAAAATGACAGATCCACCGGATAAGGTTAAGAATTCATCATTCCGAGAAAATTGGGGCAAGCAAGATGATTTGGCTAATTCACCTCTAAAGAACACTGTGGACTCAGACTTGGGCATCCAGAGCCCAACATTTGAGATTAGAACACCTTCCAAAAGCCATTCTCCTAGCTTCCCAGCAACAATGAATGGCAAAAATCTGAATGATCAAAGTCCTGGACATTGTAGCTTCAATAGCTTGTTAACCGCAAAACTAGATTGTTGTAGGACAAATATGGGGATGGAATCTTTT GATAATGCAGAAGAAGATTCTCCTTTCATGAGATCAGAGCCtgaaatggaaaggaaagatgCAGAAAACAGTCTGTCTAATTTGTCTTCAGAAGAAAGGGATTCCAAGAGCTCTAAAGAAGATTCACCTATTATTGAAGGTTATAAAG GCAGGAGAACAGAAGTGCTGTCTCCAGAAATTGGTGATGCTGGGGAGCCAAAAATTTTCATTGATAGGACTATAAGGCTTTGGAGACAAGAAGATATCAAGTTCACTGAGTTCAGTCCCATCCCAGCCTCCCCAAAAGGCACTCCTCCACTAAATTCTATAT GGACTGAGGACAATAATGATCTCCAGGAACCTTCGTGCCAGAATCAAGACGATGAAATGGCCaa AGCCATCACTCTAATTGCTTTGGCTTTACAACGAATTAAAAGCAAAATCAAGTCAGTGACTATAAAGAAATCTGCCGAAGTTCTAACATCTGCTGCTGAGGGAATATATTTGCAGCTTCAGAGTACTGAATCTCAGATTCAAAGTGATGT GGGGAAGCTAACAGGGGTTAGCAAATCAAAAAGAAAACGTTTAGAAGCTGAATTTGAAG CGCAACAAGAACAACTGAAACTCTTACATTCAAAGTTCAAAACAGAAATTAATCAACTGCTCCAGGAATACAGGCACACAGTTGAAGGGCTGGAAGCACAGAGGATAGAGCTTAAAGGATCTGTAGAGAAGCAAA